The following are from one region of the Prevotella communis genome:
- a CDS encoding RNA polymerase sigma factor, with the protein MTQEEFTYIASEMRANAVTVALKCGAASADAEDIAQDVMLKLWYLHEKMDDATRMKSLVAITTRHVCIDRWRTTRTHAEVGSMMPLVDEGSLYDRLEYAELEQWMNDQIDALPNTSRIVLTMRQLEHRELSEIADILGIKQTSVSTLLARARNELMNKLKRRNQR; encoded by the coding sequence ATGACGCAAGAAGAGTTTACATATATAGCCAGCGAGATGCGTGCGAACGCCGTTACAGTAGCCCTGAAATGTGGGGCTGCATCTGCTGATGCCGAGGATATTGCACAGGATGTGATGCTAAAGCTCTGGTATCTGCATGAGAAGATGGACGATGCTACTCGCATGAAGAGTCTGGTGGCGATTACCACGAGACATGTGTGCATAGACAGATGGCGCACGACACGCACTCATGCGGAGGTGGGCAGCATGATGCCGCTTGTGGATGAAGGTTCGCTGTACGACCGTTTGGAATATGCAGAACTGGAGCAATGGATGAACGATCAGATAGATGCTTTGCCCAACACCTCACGAATCGTGCTGACGATGAGACAACTGGAACATCGTGAACTGAGCGAGATTGCAGATATCCTGGGTATCAAGCAGACATCCGTATCAACTTTGCTTGCTCGAGCAAGAAACGAACTAATGAATAAACTGAAAAGGAGGAACCAACGATGA
- a CDS encoding M20 family metallo-hydrolase gives MSIEDKSRYVNDAVELLKELIATPRVSRDETAAADKMEAKMREWGMNPRREANNLWVVSDNYDEAKQTILLNAHIDTVKPVATWTKNPHEPLMEGDKLFGLGSNDCGGGLVTLLQVFRILNSMPRTYNLIYLASAEEEVSGKNGVEHVLPMLPKIDVAIVGEPTGMQPAIAEKGLMVVDGYAKGVSGHAARNEGVNAIYEALDDLVWLRDYRFGKESPLLGPTKMTVTQVESGTQHNVIPDSLHFVLDIRTNEYYQNEYVFAFLQKHMKRCELKARSFRLHSSSIPADHPLVKRCVELGLKPFGSPTLSDQALMLFPSFKLGPGESSRSHSADEFICISEIEKALTLYLDILSV, from the coding sequence ATGAGTATTGAGGACAAAAGCAGATATGTGAATGATGCAGTGGAGCTGCTGAAGGAACTGATTGCTACGCCACGCGTGAGCAGGGATGAGACCGCAGCTGCTGATAAGATGGAGGCGAAGATGCGCGAGTGGGGGATGAACCCACGACGCGAGGCTAACAACCTGTGGGTGGTATCGGACAACTATGATGAGGCTAAGCAGACCATTCTCCTCAATGCACATATCGATACGGTGAAGCCAGTGGCTACGTGGACAAAGAATCCGCATGAGCCCCTGATGGAAGGCGATAAGCTCTTTGGCCTGGGTTCGAATGACTGTGGCGGCGGACTGGTAACGCTCCTGCAGGTGTTTCGTATCCTGAATAGTATGCCTCGCACGTATAACCTTATCTATCTGGCATCGGCCGAGGAGGAGGTGTCGGGCAAGAATGGGGTAGAGCATGTGCTGCCTATGTTGCCAAAGATTGACGTGGCGATTGTGGGCGAACCTACGGGTATGCAACCTGCCATCGCCGAGAAGGGACTGATGGTGGTAGATGGTTATGCGAAGGGTGTGAGTGGTCATGCGGCCAGAAACGAGGGCGTGAATGCTATCTATGAAGCGCTGGATGACCTGGTATGGCTACGCGATTACAGATTTGGCAAGGAGAGTCCGCTGTTGGGACCCACGAAGATGACGGTGACACAGGTTGAGAGTGGCACGCAGCACAATGTGATACCAGATAGCCTGCATTTCGTTCTGGATATACGTACCAATGAGTATTATCAGAATGAGTATGTGTTTGCTTTCCTTCAGAAACACATGAAACGCTGCGAACTGAAGGCTCGTTCGTTCCGTCTGCATTCTTCCTCTATCCCTGCAGACCATCCGCTGGTGAAACGTTGCGTGGAGTTGGGGTTGAAACCTTTCGGATCGCCAACATTGTCTGATCAGGCATTGATGTTGTTCCCCTCGTTCAAACTGGGACCAGGCGAGTCGTCACGCAGTCATAGCGCCGATGAGTTTATCTGCATCAGCGAGATAGAGAAAGCATTAACACTTTATCTGGATATTCTTAGCGTCTGA
- a CDS encoding peptidoglycan DD-metalloendopeptidase family protein — protein sequence MRKICILLLMLIVCIAAPAQKSKRRTTQRKQTTTKVRQTKKKQPTQREQLQADQKRLKKDIEEKKRRKHVLDQQVKKQMQDVLVLNDEISEKRRTIDTIKTDIDSLNRNLAFLEAQMDTLQKELKTRQERYANSVRYMHRNRKSRNKMMFFFSAQNVNQMYRRTRFMKEYATYQRAQGEAVKVKQQQVEEKKQEISASKQEKSNLLAKGQREQENMERKQAEQKKMVAQLQKEQRTVQDLIKKEQQQEAALNAKIERLIAEEIAREKARIEAEKKRKAEELARKERERKERERRLAEAKAREEKAKAEALAAKTAKEKAAAKQRAQEAENERKTAERHVEQAKKEISTYTSADPDQKLSGSFAGNKGRLPMPITGAYQVVRSFGSNIVEGLGNVHLSSKGLHLKGQPGAKARCVFDGVVSKIYSTGNSYIVMVRHGKYISVYCDLAAVSVAAGQKVTTNQTLGSLGSSNTMQFQLRNWTELLDPRPWLRR from the coding sequence ATGAGAAAGATCTGCATACTGCTACTGATGCTTATTGTCTGCATAGCTGCGCCGGCACAAAAGTCGAAGCGCAGGACTACGCAGCGCAAACAGACGACTACGAAAGTGCGACAAACCAAGAAGAAGCAACCCACACAAAGGGAACAGTTGCAGGCAGACCAGAAAAGGCTCAAGAAAGATATCGAGGAGAAAAAGCGCAGAAAGCATGTACTTGACCAGCAGGTGAAGAAGCAGATGCAGGATGTGCTGGTTCTCAACGATGAAATCAGCGAAAAACGTCGTACCATCGACACCATCAAGACCGATATCGACTCACTCAACAGGAACCTGGCTTTTCTTGAAGCGCAGATGGACACGCTCCAGAAAGAACTGAAGACTCGTCAGGAGCGCTATGCCAATTCCGTGAGATACATGCATCGTAACCGCAAGTCGAGAAACAAGATGATGTTTTTCTTCAGCGCGCAGAACGTCAACCAGATGTATCGCCGCACCCGTTTCATGAAAGAATATGCCACCTATCAAAGGGCACAGGGTGAAGCGGTGAAGGTGAAACAGCAACAGGTTGAGGAGAAGAAGCAGGAAATCAGCGCCAGCAAACAGGAGAAGAGCAACCTGCTTGCCAAGGGACAGCGCGAGCAGGAGAATATGGAGCGCAAGCAGGCTGAGCAGAAAAAGATGGTAGCCCAACTGCAGAAGGAGCAGCGCACCGTACAGGACCTCATCAAGAAGGAACAACAGCAGGAGGCTGCTCTGAATGCAAAGATTGAAAGACTCATAGCCGAGGAGATTGCCCGTGAAAAGGCACGCATAGAAGCCGAGAAGAAACGCAAGGCCGAGGAACTGGCACGTAAGGAACGTGAACGCAAGGAGCGCGAGCGCCGCCTGGCCGAGGCAAAGGCACGCGAGGAGAAGGCAAAGGCCGAAGCACTTGCTGCCAAGACCGCCAAGGAGAAAGCTGCTGCCAAGCAAAGGGCACAGGAAGCCGAGAACGAGCGTAAGACGGCTGAGCGCCACGTAGAACAGGCCAAGAAGGAAATCAGTACCTATACCAGTGCCGACCCCGACCAGAAGCTCTCAGGCAGTTTTGCAGGCAACAAGGGTCGTCTGCCCATGCCTATCACAGGTGCCTATCAGGTAGTACGTAGCTTTGGCTCTAATATCGTGGAAGGTCTGGGTAATGTGCACCTCAGCAGTAAGGGTCTGCACCTGAAGGGACAGCCTGGTGCCAAAGCGCGTTGCGTCTTCGATGGTGTGGTCAGCAAGATCTACTCTACAGGTAATTCCTACATCGTGATGGTACGTCACGGCAAGTATATCTCCGTCTATTGCGACCTTGCCGCCGTCAGCGTTGCTGCAGGACAGAAGGTGACCACCAACCAGACGCTTGGCTCACTCGGCTCCAGCAACACCATGCAGTTCCAGTTGCGCAACTGGACAGAGTTGCTCGATCCGCGTCCTTGGCTCAGACGCTAA